From a region of the Teredinibacter turnerae genome:
- a CDS encoding site-specific integrase yields the protein MEQLRKADILEYADFCWQPPVSWICTANHEKFVFRNGHYTQNPLWAPYKLQLPKQVANRTPDKKKYRPSQQTLTAMFTGVIAFYKYLMNEEFLYGNPAQIAKADCRHFIKDAQVKEVRRLSESQWQYVFNVALELANQDRVYERSLFVITALKTLFLRISELSERANWTPVMSHFWQDSEGNWWLKIFGKGRKIRDITVPSSFISYLKRYREYRGLSPLPSVGENDPIVEKIRGQGGMTARQLTRIVQQVLDQAYDQMKDAEGEDKARKLKEASTHWLRHTGASMEIERGRALKDLSEDLGHSSMATTDTVYVQTENRVRAESGKNRKVN from the coding sequence ATGGAGCAACTGCGTAAGGCAGACATCCTTGAATACGCAGACTTTTGCTGGCAACCACCGGTATCCTGGATATGCACCGCAAATCATGAAAAGTTCGTTTTTCGTAACGGGCACTACACACAGAATCCCTTGTGGGCACCGTACAAGCTACAACTGCCAAAACAGGTTGCAAATCGAACGCCAGATAAAAAGAAGTATCGTCCATCACAACAAACGCTAACGGCCATGTTTACCGGTGTTATTGCGTTCTACAAATACTTAATGAACGAAGAGTTTCTTTACGGTAATCCAGCGCAAATAGCAAAAGCTGACTGTCGACACTTCATTAAAGATGCACAAGTAAAAGAAGTTCGTCGTTTATCTGAATCTCAATGGCAATATGTGTTTAACGTAGCATTAGAGCTTGCCAACCAAGACAGGGTTTACGAGCGTAGTTTGTTCGTTATTACCGCACTCAAAACGCTATTTTTACGGATTTCAGAGCTATCCGAGCGCGCCAATTGGACACCGGTAATGAGCCATTTTTGGCAAGATTCCGAAGGAAATTGGTGGTTAAAAATATTTGGGAAAGGCCGGAAAATTCGCGATATCACGGTGCCGAGCAGCTTCATATCCTATTTAAAACGCTATAGAGAGTATCGTGGCTTAAGCCCACTGCCATCTGTTGGTGAAAACGACCCTATAGTCGAAAAGATTCGTGGGCAAGGCGGTATGACGGCAAGGCAACTGACTCGTATCGTTCAACAAGTTTTGGATCAGGCCTACGACCAAATGAAGGATGCTGAAGGAGAAGACAAAGCCAGGAAATTGAAAGAAGCTTCAACGCACTGGCTTAGGCACACTGGAGCAAGCATGGAAATTGAGCGCGGTCGCGCGCTGAAAGATCTTTCGGAAGATCTTGGCCATTCAAGTATGGCAACAACTGACACAGTCTACGTACAAACCGAGAATCGTGTCCGTGCCGAAAGCGGGAAAAATAGGAAAGTAAATTGA
- a CDS encoding DNA-binding protein yields the protein MARGGVNKALVSKARETLVSRGENPSIDAIRVELGNTGSKSTIHRYLREIEEEASARLDDEALLSQPIKELIGRLASALKQEAQAVIDESQSKHKHQVQSLTSRIQELEGSLAIINKISSDKENELQSALTDLKESKACEAALKAKEAKAAQTEEKLRELLAEKQTQIESLEEKHRHSREAMEHYRQSVKEQRDQDQRKHEQHSQQLQSEIRALNQTLSVKQSDITQLNKDNGRLAAELGSIQKTTAKLEAEQRKLTASLDSKTEEANTLITKLSELKVESDELNQLKKLNEELQAWKAEASVSIGKLEAEISIKTDMMNRLLEEKKAAPEAR from the coding sequence ATGGCAAGAGGCGGCGTCAACAAAGCACTGGTATCCAAAGCGCGTGAAACCCTGGTCAGTCGAGGCGAAAACCCGTCCATTGACGCCATTCGCGTGGAGCTTGGAAATACTGGCTCCAAGTCCACCATCCATCGATACCTACGAGAGATAGAGGAAGAGGCTTCGGCCCGGCTCGATGACGAAGCATTGCTCAGCCAGCCGATTAAGGAGCTCATTGGCCGTTTGGCCTCGGCACTGAAACAGGAAGCCCAAGCCGTAATTGATGAAAGTCAGTCCAAACATAAGCACCAAGTGCAGTCGCTTACAAGCCGAATTCAAGAACTCGAAGGCTCGCTTGCCATTATCAATAAAATATCCTCAGATAAAGAGAACGAATTACAAAGTGCACTCACTGACCTGAAGGAGAGCAAAGCCTGCGAAGCAGCGCTCAAGGCAAAAGAAGCCAAAGCCGCTCAAACCGAAGAAAAACTTCGGGAGCTGTTAGCTGAAAAGCAAACCCAAATCGAGTCACTGGAAGAGAAACATCGTCATAGTCGAGAAGCGATGGAGCACTATCGCCAGTCGGTAAAAGAACAGCGTGACCAGGATCAACGAAAGCATGAGCAACACAGCCAGCAGCTTCAATCCGAAATTCGCGCCCTAAATCAAACTCTTTCCGTTAAGCAATCCGATATCACACAGCTCAACAAGGACAACGGGCGACTCGCGGCCGAGCTTGGTTCCATACAGAAAACAACTGCAAAACTGGAAGCCGAGCAGCGCAAACTTACAGCGAGTTTGGATTCAAAAACAGAAGAAGCTAACACACTTATCACCAAACTTTCAGAACTGAAAGTCGAGTCGGATGAGCTTAATCAACTAAAGAAACTGAATGAAGAGCTGCAAGCCTGGAAGGCCGAGGCGTCGGTATCGATTGGCAAGCTGGAAGCAGAAATTTCAATCAAGACGGATATGATGAATCGTTTGCTCGAGGAGAAAAAGGCTGCGCCAGAGGCACGGTAA
- a CDS encoding cation diffusion facilitator family transporter, with protein sequence MHTHSHKDDDSSRRIGWAFFLNVGFTIIEFIGGWLTNSTAIMADAVHDLGDSLSIGLAWILGKLSNRESTSKFSYGYRRFSLLGALINGIVLIIGSIWVLSEATPKLFNPEMPVVEGMFGLAILGVTVNGYAAFKLSKGKSLNEQMLNWHLLEDVLGWVAVLVVSIILMFVEWPILDPILSTAFTLFILINVLRNLWATTKLFLQAAPNDETANTIRESLLSFVEVKEIHHLHFWSLDGEHHVMTAHLELTKLIEPTRQIWLKNEIADRLSEFGLEHTTIELEFPNERCRDQ encoded by the coding sequence ATGCATACACATTCACATAAAGACGATGATAGCTCACGGCGCATCGGATGGGCTTTTTTTCTCAACGTCGGTTTTACGATCATCGAATTTATTGGGGGCTGGCTGACCAACAGCACCGCAATCATGGCTGATGCGGTTCATGACCTAGGGGATAGCTTATCGATTGGTCTCGCTTGGATACTGGGCAAACTGAGCAATAGAGAGTCCACCTCAAAGTTTAGCTACGGCTATCGCAGGTTTTCCTTACTGGGCGCACTGATTAATGGAATCGTATTAATTATCGGTTCAATTTGGGTTTTGTCTGAAGCAACCCCCAAACTTTTTAATCCCGAAATGCCTGTTGTTGAAGGAATGTTCGGCTTAGCTATCCTAGGGGTTACAGTCAACGGTTACGCAGCATTTAAACTATCCAAAGGTAAGTCACTTAATGAGCAGATGCTGAATTGGCACTTACTGGAAGATGTTCTAGGTTGGGTCGCCGTACTGGTAGTCTCAATCATTTTGATGTTTGTTGAGTGGCCTATACTTGACCCGATTCTTTCCACTGCCTTTACGCTTTTTATATTGATCAACGTGCTACGTAATTTATGGGCTACTACTAAACTATTTCTTCAGGCGGCACCAAATGATGAAACTGCCAATACTATTCGTGAATCACTGCTCAGCTTTGTGGAAGTAAAAGAGATTCATCATCTTCATTTTTGGTCGCTCGACGGGGAGCACCATGTCATGACGGCGCACTTAGAGTTGACTAAATTAATCGAACCAACTCGTCAAATCTGGTTAAAAAACGAGATTGCTGACCGCCTATCGGAATTTGGGTTAGAGCACACAACCATCGAGCTGGAATTCCCTAATGAACGCTGTAGGGATCAATAG